DNA from Vanessa tameamea isolate UH-Manoa-2023 chromosome 19, ilVanTame1 primary haplotype, whole genome shotgun sequence:
TATTATGCGGAGTCGGGTTCTTAATATGGTTCTATGAAAGTTTTCTTTGAcctatcatattatttaaccattatCGTATTTTTCAGACAAACGATTGGCTCGACGTTTCCCTGTCATATTCATTATAAGTGCGTCGAAATAcatatgtttactaaaattcAGATCAATACACGGATGGGCTTTTCGGAAGTAGAACTGTAATATGTTCATATTTTGATAGGCATTAAGCAAGCACTAGgctttcaacaaaaaaaattaaattacaccaCAATGCAAAAAGTGATTATATATTACGGCAATACTTCTCGTGTCGCTCTTggtaataatgttaatattaagtgTCCATAATCGGGTGAGTAATGAACGGTACTGACAGATTTCGACATTGATTCAGCTCGCCCTATTAACGGTGCATTTTCGATGACCTTCAGCATAAAAAATCGACTGTCTGTTATTCCACTCTCTTAGTATTGTAGTACCTAGACTAGatgcatattaattaaaactaaatacataatattacatcgtattttttatatactaccTTGAACTGTTCTTGAATTGTTGACTTGCTtgttcatgattttttttattaaaaactattgcttaatatgaaatattaacaccTCAAAGtagaaattaaattgattattaatcatttaacttAAAAGTTTACATTTTTGCATACTCATGCTGGAAATTCacaattaagataaaagttTATGGCATTATTAAGATAAGATACTAAGATATACCCTCATTTGTTATTTGGTGATGacaaagattataattatattagacaaAAATACTAGCCACCCGCCCCGACTCGCACGGGTGCAAAgttgatacaaaatatactacagaatgtctttattcGTTCACAGTTTTTTCTCATTAGACAATACGAACCGCTatgtgttgtattttaaatctgtaatatcttcgaaaattttACAAGCACATACTGATCTATAGTaaattggataaagattaatgttgttttgcttaaaattgcttcataaataagtcttataatttaatataattaataataatttatttctcataaaaagaaaaggaaaaaaaatgacaatgtgagttatccctaagagagaGACATATACAACGGGACGTTTTTGAAGAcgttttttaaagtgtacaatacCGTAGTAGGtccattattttgatctatttcgtaGGGTTTTTGTTATttccagcgtttgcaatgtaagcgcaaaaaagtatatatttacgacatcacattagaaacctcaaaaattatcattgtttctctactatattatgcatatattacacataaaagccttcctcttgaatcattctatctattaaaaaaaacagtatcaaaatccgttgcgtaattttaatgatctaatcatacacagggacagacagacattgggaagcgactttgttaaACTATGTAGTGATGTAAATTGATAAATCACATATGGGTTGATCAATTTCTCTAAAGTTCGATTTTCATCCATAAAAAATTgagaaattgataaaaaaaattaagttttgaaattaatattattttattaaatttacttgttggcagagctttgtgctagcccgtctgcgtaagtaccacccactcataagattttagtggcacattggcattgtaagctattgtctatgagcggttgTGATCACATactcaagtggcccatttgctcgtcggcCTACCTGtactaagtatattatttttgttgggttcatattatttttatcagataaaaataaaaattcaaggcCCATAAGTTTTCCACTGCTGAGCTCAAGCCAGTTTTATTAAGGAAATTACTTGAAGCTTATGTAACCACACGCTGCTTCACTACAGGTTGATTGATAAATAAGTTTTAGAATttcttttcatatataaataggtaaagACCTATACTTTTCGTCAGCACATGATGAGTATGATGTTCGTAATCTtgcatatgtaaaaaatattacttaatatattgctatttcaaaatataatgtactagAGACCCTAGCTTTTCCCaaagcaatttatatttatataaagtataatgtaGATTTTTACCAGGATTTTTTTTGGAATTGGAGCATTAGATTACCCCTACATTTTAActctttataaattagtatagatttatcttaaataataatccttttattatatttgatataaataaactcattaaaaatgaattggCGGAAATAAGTAAACACATGCAATAAGTACCGAATCTGTCCTTCGACAaaagtaagaataaaaaacaattttggcTAAAATAATGTTcagataagaaatttaaaataacgatacagatatttataatgtatccGAGtatcatacattataaaaaaaattattctgtGATCCAGAAGTAGCGACCGCCGAAGCGAGCGGATGGCCGTGGCTTGCAATCTGGCAAAGATTCCGTTTCATCTTGAAATTTGGGTTCACAAGGGCAAGGTTCTGGTGGTGGTGGGGCGCTAGAACTGCTGTGAACTCTCGCACGACAAAAATACCCGAAATCCGGTCTTTCGATAGACACCTTTTCTTTCATGCACTCGTCGAAAATAGTTTGAGTTTTTCGACACATGGCAAAAGAGAAATTTCCTGAGCTTTTATCAACACAATATGAATACTGGTTGAACTCTCGTTTACAATTGTTTTTGATGTTTCTAAACAATTGCAATGTACAAGCTGTCACCTTTTTACCAAGATCAATGCAAGCCCGTGGGTCATTCGATTCGAATCTACAAAGCATAAATTCGTTGTTGACTGTCTCGCAATACTTGCCGACATACGGTGCTGCAGACATCAACGTCGGTGTAGAAAGATCTACCTCTGGCACGGTCAATGTTGTAAATTCTGGCAAAACTACTTCTTTGGTTAAAACCATGATTAGTCTGTACCAATGCTTATTTTTTCAATGAATGCTATAAGGTAgttcgaataaatttattaagtttagcaaataagttatacatatattcaaaatcCGTATGACTTAGGTAAttactgttaaaattaaaagtgacaTTACAttactaaaaacttttttcttttttttaacaggTAAATGTCAGTCATTACAATGCCCTAAAGTTCGGACAACTAGTGGTTGGCTAGATCTGTTTCCTATTCCGTGTAGAAAAAGTACTGAATGCACCGTAATGGGAACACAACATCTTTGCTGTAAAGGATTCTGCACAAGGGGAGTAAAAGCGGCAGCCTTACGgtaagtaacattttaaattgaataagcTTTTTAGTAGATACtataaactaacaaaaaaagaaattgtattGGAATCTAGACCATCACATCTATTAACTCAGTGTACCACGTAAATAGCAAAATCATCGCACTAATAAATCAACCctcaatattaaattgtactgtatacatattattttaataaatctttttagtCTTTTTACATGTTATCGCAAGATATCTTTATTTACTGTGGCTTTATCCACGTTATCCaggtaagaattataaaaagtaaattcgaAGCTAACTTAATGGAACTTCAACTGTACCTATACGGCCTCCTTGCGATGTAAAAGTCAGAGGTTCTATCCTGACCTCTTTCGTTGTACATTACACAAGCTTTATTCTAAGAACAGATTCACACGAGTCTATGTCTTTCATTTGACCaacaatttaaactaatttgaatAATCATTCTGACTATATGACGTCGTTAAATATCGAAATTGAATAATCATTGGCAACTAAGTATGAAAGTTGTGTGGTcgcttacattttataaatgagatcaatataaaatacaacaatcagatactcgaataaataattgaattagtCTTGAATAACAAAAGTTAAAAGTTAGCAAACTTTTGTTACACATTTTTGTTACTACAATTTTAATCCTACGGTTAATCTAAAGAAATCACCTATAAAATATGTAGCGCCCTAAAAATTAACACTGCATTTATCGATCTATCTCGATAATATGTTCACGACGTATGAGataaataggctatttgactggtttttaaaatgcattttatattatttagtaaggTTAAGGAActcagtaaa
Protein-coding regions in this window:
- the LOC135193826 gene encoding NADH dehydrogenase [ubiquinone] 1 alpha subcomplex subunit 8-like translates to MVLTKEVVLPEFTTLTVPEVDLSTPTLMSAAPYVGKYCETVNNEFMLCRFESNDPRACIDLGKKVTACTLQLFRNIKNNCKREFNQYSYCVDKSSGNFSFAMCRKTQTIFDECMKEKVSIERPDFGYFCRARVHSSSSAPPPPEPCPCEPKFQDETESLPDCKPRPSARFGGRYFWITE